One part of the Terriglobales bacterium genome encodes these proteins:
- a CDS encoding 6-carboxytetrahydropterin synthase, whose translation MSQYVYLTRKCEFSASHYYHNPEFSAEENRRIFGKCSNLNGHGHNYTLELTVKGEVDPKSGFVINLVDLKEILNREVLDVFDHRHLNREVSEFATRIPTSENIAISIWNRVEPKLKSLSATIYRVRLYETPDLFVDFYGEP comes from the coding sequence ATGAGCCAATACGTCTATCTCACGCGGAAATGTGAGTTTTCCGCCTCGCATTACTATCACAACCCGGAATTTTCAGCCGAAGAGAACCGCCGCATCTTTGGCAAGTGCAGCAACCTGAATGGCCATGGCCATAACTACACCCTGGAACTGACCGTGAAAGGGGAAGTCGATCCGAAATCCGGATTCGTCATCAACCTCGTGGACTTAAAGGAAATCTTGAACCGTGAGGTTCTGGATGTCTTTGATCACCGTCACCTGAATAGAGAAGTCTCCGAGTTTGCCACCCGGATTCCCACATCGGAAAATATCGCCATCTCCATTTGGAATCGCGTTGAGCCGAAGTTAAAAAGTCTGAGTGCAACGATCTATCGCGTCCGCCTGTACGAGACGCCCGACCTGTTTGTCGACTTCTACGGTGAACCATGA
- a CDS encoding 6-carboxytetrahydropterin synthase produces the protein MNRRYMFSASHRLHSHTFSEAQNRDLYGKCNNPHGHGHNYTIEVSVSGQVDPKTGMVCNLVDIDECVKAQVLERYDHMNLNLLPEFKELVPTTENLCVKIYEILKREFHAAHLEKVRIEETMMNSFEYAGGTEPRG, from the coding sequence TTGAACCGCCGTTACATGTTCTCCGCTTCGCACCGGTTGCATAGCCATACGTTCTCCGAGGCACAGAACCGTGACCTCTACGGCAAATGCAATAATCCGCACGGACACGGGCATAACTACACCATCGAGGTCTCCGTGAGTGGGCAGGTGGATCCGAAAACAGGTATGGTCTGCAATCTGGTCGACATCGACGAATGTGTGAAAGCGCAGGTTTTGGAACGCTACGACCACATGAACCTGAACCTTTTACCGGAGTTCAAGGAACTGGTGCCCACAACCGAGAATCTCTGCGTAAAGATCTACGAAATTTTGAAACGTGAATTCCATGCCGCTCATCTTGAAAAAGTAAGAATCGAAGAAACCATGATGAATTCCTTCGAATACGCGGGCGGCACAGAACCGCGTGGCTGA
- a CDS encoding SDR family NAD(P)-dependent oxidoreductase: MNGKVAVITGGSRGIGFAIAQALVGEHCSVVITSRSAAQLQVIAKTFQASDTTVLPCECDVRNESHVKRLFALVRKKFGALDFLVNNAAIYGPAKPLAEVSLEGWRETLDINLTGMFLCTKYALPLMKAGSVIVNNLSVAAYQVFQNSAAYIASKQGALGLTNATREEVRERGIRVVALVPGATDTDMWNQFWPGAPREKMMSPDDVANVVVNALKMPKGTSVDEIRIMPASGKL; encoded by the coding sequence ATGAACGGCAAAGTTGCAGTCATCACGGGTGGATCGCGCGGCATTGGTTTTGCCATCGCGCAGGCGCTCGTCGGTGAACACTGTTCGGTAGTGATCACTTCGCGCTCGGCCGCGCAGCTCCAGGTAATCGCTAAAACTTTTCAGGCAAGCGATACGACGGTTCTGCCGTGTGAGTGCGACGTTCGGAACGAGAGTCACGTCAAGCGATTGTTTGCGCTCGTCCGTAAGAAATTCGGTGCTCTCGATTTTCTGGTGAACAATGCGGCGATTTACGGACCCGCCAAGCCGCTGGCTGAAGTATCACTTGAAGGTTGGCGCGAGACCCTGGATATCAATCTCACTGGAATGTTCCTCTGCACCAAATACGCGCTGCCGCTCATGAAGGCAGGCTCAGTCATCGTCAACAACCTGTCCGTCGCAGCCTATCAAGTTTTTCAAAACTCAGCGGCCTATATCGCCAGCAAGCAAGGAGCGCTCGGGCTGACGAATGCCACCCGCGAGGAAGTTCGCGAACGCGGCATCCGCGTTGTAGCGCTTGTGCCCGGCGCAACCGACACCGATATGTGGAACCAGTTCTGGCCGGGCGCACCGCGCGAGAAGATGATGTCGCCCGATGATGTGGCAAACGTCGTCGTCAACGCCCTCAAAATGCCGAAAGGCACTTCCGTCGACGAAATCCGGATCATGCCGGCAAGCGGGAAGCTTTAG
- a CDS encoding TlpA disulfide reductase family protein, translated as MIRSILTITLLLSLFGCYSGTKPTRIGNPAPDFVVQDSDRKVALHDLQGKIVVLNFWATWCPPCVEEMPSLVELQRRVKDKDVVVLAVSTDVDGAAYKKFLKDHNVDLLTVRDPDGKSNALYGTYKFPETFVIDRKGILRRKFIGAVDWTSPEIVQYLTSL; from the coding sequence GTGATCCGCTCAATCCTAACGATTACCTTGCTGTTAAGCCTGTTCGGTTGTTACAGCGGCACCAAACCAACGCGTATTGGTAACCCCGCGCCCGATTTCGTTGTCCAGGATTCTGACCGAAAAGTCGCTTTGCACGACTTGCAGGGGAAGATTGTCGTACTGAACTTCTGGGCGACCTGGTGCCCGCCTTGCGTGGAAGAGATGCCGTCGCTGGTGGAATTGCAGCGACGCGTAAAGGACAAGGACGTTGTTGTTCTGGCCGTGAGCACCGACGTGGACGGAGCGGCCTACAAGAAGTTCCTCAAGGATCACAACGTCGACCTACTGACGGTCCGGGATCCGGACGGCAAATCGAATGCGCTCTACGGGACCTATAAGTTTCCCGAGACGTTCGTAATCGACCGCAAAGGCATTTTGCGGCGGAAGTTTATCGGCGCGGTGGACTGGACGAGTCCGGAGATTGTGCAGTATCTGACGAGTCTGTAG
- a CDS encoding heavy metal translocating P-type ATPase: MEHNHTNLPILTPKATGEIDPVCGMTVDPAKARGTAEYKGKTYYFCCPGCVTKFNADPEKYLKGASAPAMVMLGSIGAAQTKTVTDPVCGMKIDPAKAAGKYTYKDQTYHFCNPSCETKFKADPERYLNPQKATPAPPAPNGTKYICPMDPEVISDKPGACPKCGMALEPELSFAPAQTKWTCPMHPEIIRDEPGACPKCGMALEPMTVSAEEENPELRDMSRRFWIGLVLSLPLALMMFPGVWHRIPHQVMPWIEFALASPVVLWAGLPFFHRFWSSLVNRSPNMFTLIGLGVGAAYGYSVVATVAPGIFPESLRVAHGHPAVYYESAAVIVVLVLLGQVLELKARSRTSAAIKALLDLSPKMARRIEADGTEKDVALDQVHPGDRLRIRPGEKVPVDGVVEDGTSSIDESMITGESFPVEKKKGDRVIGATVNSTGSLIMKAERVGAETMLAQIVKMVAEAQRSRAPIQRLADKVSAVFVPTVVTISIVTFFVWLFVGPEPRLAHAIVNAVAVLIIACPCALGLATPIAIMVGSGRGAQAGVLIKNAEALEIMQKVDTIVVDKTGTLTEGKPSLESVVASGISETDLVRLAASVERGSEHPLAAAIVRAAEANGIALANADKFRYATGMGVAGQVDGRNVAVGTPALLNQSGIQIENASMNRADQLRAEGQTVVFVAVDGRFAGLLGIADPVKQSTAEAIRGLHSEGIRVVMLTGDNRTTASTVAKRLGIDQFEAEVLPNQKAELVKKLQQQGHVVAMAGDGINDAPALAQANVGVAMGTGTDVAMESGGITLVKGDLRGILRARRLSQATMRNIKQNLFFAFIYNSLGVPIAAGILYPFFGWLLSPILAAAAMSFSSVSVITNSLRLRKVEL; encoded by the coding sequence ATGGAACACAATCACACAAACCTACCGATTCTCACTCCCAAGGCGACAGGCGAAATCGACCCCGTATGCGGGATGACCGTAGACCCCGCCAAGGCTCGCGGTACGGCCGAATACAAAGGGAAGACCTACTACTTCTGTTGCCCCGGATGCGTAACAAAGTTCAACGCTGACCCCGAGAAGTACTTGAAAGGTGCTTCAGCTCCCGCAATGGTCATGCTGGGGTCCATCGGAGCTGCACAGACGAAAACCGTCACCGATCCCGTTTGCGGCATGAAGATCGACCCGGCGAAAGCGGCGGGGAAGTACACCTACAAGGACCAGACCTATCACTTCTGCAATCCGAGTTGCGAGACGAAGTTCAAGGCCGATCCTGAACGTTACCTGAATCCTCAGAAAGCGACGCCTGCTCCTCCTGCTCCGAATGGGACAAAGTACATCTGCCCGATGGACCCGGAAGTGATCTCCGATAAGCCAGGCGCATGTCCCAAGTGCGGCATGGCTCTTGAGCCTGAGCTCTCGTTCGCTCCGGCGCAGACGAAGTGGACATGCCCGATGCATCCCGAGATTATCCGCGACGAACCCGGCGCCTGTCCGAAGTGCGGCATGGCTCTCGAGCCGATGACGGTTTCCGCCGAGGAAGAGAACCCCGAGTTGCGCGACATGAGTCGGCGCTTCTGGATTGGGCTGGTACTTTCTCTTCCGCTCGCCCTCATGATGTTCCCTGGTGTCTGGCATCGGATTCCACACCAGGTCATGCCCTGGATTGAGTTTGCGCTTGCCAGCCCTGTCGTCCTCTGGGCGGGATTGCCATTCTTCCACCGCTTCTGGTCGTCGCTGGTGAATCGCAGTCCGAACATGTTCACCCTGATCGGACTCGGTGTCGGTGCAGCCTATGGCTACAGTGTGGTAGCGACGGTTGCGCCGGGTATTTTTCCTGAGTCACTGCGAGTTGCGCACGGACATCCCGCGGTCTATTACGAATCGGCCGCCGTCATCGTTGTTCTTGTGCTACTCGGGCAGGTGCTTGAACTGAAAGCGCGCAGTCGCACCAGCGCGGCGATTAAAGCTCTACTTGACCTCTCGCCAAAGATGGCGCGTCGCATCGAAGCCGACGGAACGGAGAAAGACGTCGCGCTCGACCAGGTGCATCCCGGAGACCGTCTTCGCATTCGACCTGGCGAGAAGGTTCCCGTCGATGGCGTTGTAGAAGACGGCACCAGTTCGATCGACGAATCCATGATCACCGGCGAATCGTTTCCGGTCGAAAAGAAGAAAGGCGACCGCGTGATTGGCGCGACGGTGAACAGCACCGGGTCGTTGATCATGAAAGCCGAACGCGTCGGCGCGGAAACCATGTTGGCGCAGATCGTAAAAATGGTCGCCGAAGCGCAACGCAGTCGTGCGCCAATCCAGAGACTCGCCGACAAAGTCTCTGCCGTATTCGTTCCGACCGTAGTTACCATCTCGATCGTCACGTTCTTTGTCTGGCTGTTCGTCGGCCCTGAGCCTCGCCTTGCGCACGCAATCGTCAACGCCGTCGCTGTGCTCATCATCGCCTGCCCATGTGCCTTGGGACTCGCCACCCCGATCGCGATCATGGTCGGGAGCGGACGCGGCGCTCAAGCCGGCGTACTCATCAAGAACGCCGAAGCCCTCGAAATCATGCAGAAGGTCGACACCATCGTCGTCGACAAGACCGGTACGCTCACAGAAGGGAAGCCTTCGCTGGAGAGCGTTGTCGCTTCCGGCATCTCTGAAACCGACCTCGTACGGCTGGCGGCAAGCGTCGAGCGCGGAAGCGAACACCCTCTGGCAGCGGCGATAGTCCGCGCGGCGGAAGCAAACGGCATCGCTCTCGCCAATGCCGACAAATTCCGTTATGCCACGGGCATGGGTGTTGCCGGACAGGTTGATGGCCGCAATGTCGCCGTCGGAACGCCTGCTCTCTTAAATCAGTCGGGAATTCAAATCGAGAACGCAAGCATGAACCGTGCCGACCAACTTCGGGCCGAAGGCCAAACGGTGGTATTCGTTGCCGTCGACGGACGCTTTGCCGGCCTGCTCGGTATCGCCGATCCGGTTAAACAATCGACCGCCGAAGCGATCCGCGGACTGCACAGTGAAGGCATTCGAGTGGTAATGCTCACCGGTGACAACCGCACCACAGCCAGCACAGTCGCAAAGAGGTTGGGTATCGACCAGTTCGAAGCCGAAGTTCTCCCGAATCAGAAAGCTGAACTTGTGAAGAAACTTCAGCAACAGGGACACGTGGTCGCGATGGCTGGAGACGGCATCAACGACGCGCCTGCACTCGCGCAGGCAAATGTCGGCGTCGCCATGGGTACTGGCACCGACGTTGCCATGGAAAGCGGCGGCATCACCCTCGTCAAAGGTGACCTCCGCGGCATCTTGCGCGCCCGCCGCCTCTCGCAGGCCACCATGCGCAACATCAAGCAGAACCTGTTCTTCGCGTTTATCTATAACTCGCTGGGTGTGCCGATCGCGGCGGGCATCTTGTATCCGTTCTTCGGATGGCTGCTCAGTCCGATCCTCGCGGCAGCGGCCATGAGCTTCAGTTCGGTCTCGGTGATTACAAATTCACTGCGATTGAGGAAAGTAGAACTCTAG
- a CDS encoding rhomboid family intramembrane serine protease, which translates to MIPIRDDAPRYTTPYINFFLLALNIFVFLFAITTDLNAINSVFGMRPLQVTEFLHGTRGATATTAFVPVLTSMFLHGGWLHLIFNMWGLYIFGDNIEDYLGHFRYLLFYLLTGLGAAFLHIVMNPNSNVPSVGASGAIAGVMGAYFILYPSARVLTLVPFFFVFFVWLPAWVVLGFWFVGQFLSGAASSIVQASQRGGGGIAFWAHVGGFVSGIALIKLFPTRPRRYRYFYR; encoded by the coding sequence ATGATACCGATTCGCGACGACGCGCCGCGTTACACCACGCCATATATCAACTTCTTTCTACTGGCGTTGAATATCTTCGTGTTCCTGTTTGCGATTACAACCGACCTGAATGCGATCAACAGCGTCTTTGGAATGCGTCCGCTGCAGGTGACGGAATTTCTGCATGGCACTCGCGGCGCAACAGCAACAACCGCCTTCGTTCCCGTGCTGACCTCGATGTTCCTTCACGGCGGTTGGCTGCACCTGATCTTTAACATGTGGGGCCTTTATATCTTCGGCGACAACATCGAAGACTATCTCGGCCACTTCCGCTACCTGTTGTTCTATCTGCTGACCGGCCTTGGCGCGGCGTTCCTGCACATCGTCATGAACCCGAACTCAAATGTGCCAAGCGTTGGCGCGAGCGGCGCCATCGCCGGCGTCATGGGCGCGTACTTCATTCTTTACCCATCCGCGCGCGTGCTTACGCTGGTTCCCTTCTTCTTCGTCTTCTTCGTTTGGCTTCCCGCGTGGGTTGTTTTGGGATTCTGGTTCGTTGGCCAGTTCCTGAGCGGCGCCGCATCCTCGATTGTTCAGGCCAGCCAGCGCGGCGGCGGCGGAATCGCTTTCTGGGCGCACGTCGGCGGGTTCGTTTCCGGCATTGCGCTGATTAAGCTGTTCCCCACGCGACCGCGACGCTATCGCTATTTCTATCGCTAA
- a CDS encoding DUF4382 domain-containing protein: MRFRTAFVLAAVLALLGLSIFTACSGGGSSSRNATTGTVSLSISDPATCMAPQGPYSNVYVTIADVKIHQSSTAGANDSGWIDLTPNLTPTQIDLLGTANTSCLLASLGSNIQIQAGSYQQIRVILLDNSKANQVPNNKCNNNAANCVVLGSDGSKHTLNLSSESQTGIKIPAGQIAGGQFTVEGGSSRDLNIDFNACASIVIQGNGQYRLKPVLHAGQVSLDASSIKGKIINATSQAAISGGKVVVALEQVGTDGIARVIMETVPDGTGGFVFCPVAAGTYYVVATAIDGQGVAYAATVTTGVQPGNNVGNMPLIAQTGTSTGPATITGQVTTQNAANAGTSADISLAALQTVSVGGSNVSVTIPQAATSSATLSLATKTDAACPANTQCVSYTIQVPALNPNIGAFATAGTTYTQAAGATTYLLDALAFVPNSGNTVNCTPSEQKSAAPLAVTAGTTTNAPVLGFTGCQ; this comes from the coding sequence ATGCGTTTTCGGACAGCCTTTGTGCTCGCGGCAGTCCTTGCTCTCCTGGGTTTAAGCATCTTCACAGCATGTAGTGGTGGTGGAAGTTCATCGCGCAACGCAACTACGGGAACAGTCAGTCTCTCAATCAGCGATCCGGCAACCTGTATGGCACCGCAGGGTCCGTACAGCAATGTGTATGTCACGATTGCCGACGTTAAAATCCACCAGAGCTCAACAGCCGGCGCCAACGATTCTGGCTGGATCGACCTAACGCCGAACCTGACTCCAACGCAAATCGACTTGCTGGGAACGGCGAATACCTCATGCCTGCTGGCCAGCCTCGGCTCCAATATTCAGATTCAAGCCGGTTCTTACCAGCAAATCCGCGTGATCCTGCTGGATAACAGCAAAGCGAACCAGGTCCCTAATAACAAGTGCAACAACAATGCTGCGAACTGCGTAGTGCTCGGCAGCGACGGCAGCAAACACACTCTCAACCTTTCCAGTGAATCTCAGACCGGCATCAAGATTCCTGCTGGCCAAATCGCAGGTGGGCAATTCACGGTGGAAGGCGGGTCCTCGCGTGACCTGAATATCGACTTCAATGCCTGCGCCTCGATCGTTATTCAGGGCAATGGACAATATCGTTTGAAACCGGTGCTCCATGCGGGACAGGTCAGCCTGGACGCATCCAGCATTAAAGGTAAGATCATCAACGCAACCAGCCAGGCGGCGATCTCTGGCGGCAAGGTTGTGGTCGCACTCGAACAGGTTGGCACGGACGGAATCGCACGAGTGATCATGGAAACCGTTCCCGACGGCACAGGTGGATTCGTCTTCTGTCCTGTTGCGGCCGGTACCTATTACGTGGTTGCAACAGCGATCGACGGACAGGGTGTCGCTTATGCAGCGACAGTAACCACCGGCGTACAGCCTGGAAACAATGTTGGCAACATGCCGCTGATTGCGCAAACCGGAACGAGTACTGGTCCGGCGACCATCACCGGCCAGGTAACCACGCAGAACGCTGCCAATGCCGGAACGTCGGCTGACATCAGCCTGGCTGCATTGCAGACGGTTTCGGTCGGCGGAAGCAACGTGAGCGTGACCATACCGCAGGCGGCCACTTCATCGGCGACGTTGAGCCTCGCCACGAAGACCGATGCCGCGTGCCCCGCGAATACTCAGTGTGTTTCGTACACCATCCAGGTACCAGCGCTGAATCCGAATATCGGTGCGTTCGCGACAGCCGGCACTACCTATACGCAGGCAGCAGGCGCAACCACCTACCTGCTGGATGCGCTTGCCTTCGTTCCGAACTCGGGTAACACGGTGAACTGCACTCCCTCTGAGCAGAAGAGTGCGGCGCCGCTGGCGGTTACCGCAGGCACTACCACCAACGCTCCTGTGCTCGGCTTCACGGGCTGCCAGTAA
- the truB gene encoding tRNA pseudouridine(55) synthase TruB, with product MTVHDSNGMNGVIVINKPAGLTSHDVVNRVRRISGEKSVGHLGTLDPMATGVLPLVAGRMTRLAQFYTTSNKCYEGEIRFGFSTDTYDAEGEPSSDSCSVNLSLDEIRKAAKFFVGRIEQMPPPFSAKKIQGVPAYKLARKNRDVELKAVEVEVREFEITTFEGDRARFTSDVSSGTYIRSLAHDLGRKLGCGAHLSALCRTRSGEFGLEDAITLEALEQAAADETFASLLVHPRRLLPNFPCVTADEENVARISNGRSVNLPDMSKAKLVKVFAGQSDLIAIASRVAGTLFHPKVVLMHLQ from the coding sequence ATGACCGTCCACGATAGCAACGGCATGAACGGAGTCATTGTCATAAACAAACCCGCCGGGCTGACCTCGCACGACGTGGTCAATCGTGTCCGCCGGATCAGCGGCGAGAAGTCTGTCGGACATCTCGGAACGCTCGATCCGATGGCGACTGGAGTGTTGCCACTTGTTGCTGGACGAATGACTCGCCTTGCTCAGTTTTATACCACGTCGAATAAGTGCTACGAGGGCGAAATACGTTTCGGATTTTCCACCGATACGTACGACGCCGAAGGCGAACCCAGCAGCGACTCGTGCAGCGTGAACCTGAGCCTCGACGAAATTCGCAAGGCGGCCAAATTCTTCGTCGGCCGAATCGAGCAAATGCCGCCGCCGTTCTCGGCAAAAAAGATCCAGGGCGTTCCGGCTTACAAACTGGCCCGCAAAAACCGCGACGTCGAACTCAAGGCTGTCGAGGTCGAAGTCCGCGAATTCGAGATCACGACTTTCGAGGGTGACCGCGCTCGATTCACGTCCGATGTTTCCTCGGGGACCTACATCCGTTCGCTTGCCCACGACCTTGGCCGGAAACTCGGCTGCGGTGCGCACCTGTCCGCACTATGCCGCACCCGCAGCGGCGAGTTCGGATTGGAGGACGCCATTACCCTCGAGGCACTGGAGCAGGCCGCTGCCGATGAGACTTTTGCCAGTTTGCTAGTCCATCCGCGTCGGCTGTTGCCGAACTTCCCATGCGTCACCGCCGACGAGGAGAACGTCGCCCGGATCAGCAACGGGCGCTCGGTCAATCTGCCCGACATGTCGAAAGCGAAACTCGTGAAAGTATTCGCCGGCCAGTCTGACCTCATCGCCATTGCATCAAGGGTGGCTGGCACGCTGTTCCACCCGAAGGTAGTCCTGATGCACTTGCAATAA
- a CDS encoding glycosyltransferase family 2 protein: MLLTMAANSLGDKERPKPIVSVIVPARNEEVCLGECLTSLLYQHGIDFEIIVVDDHSTDKTRQIAESYVGVQVIQADPLPTGWTGKNNAAHCGAKVAKGDWLLFTDADTVHRRGSLRHAVREAEEHDADLLSYSPKQDVVTFWERALMPVVFAELRNQYPPEKVRDPMSPIVAANGQYLLISREAYNAVGGHAGVADRLLEDVELARKVKEAGAIVRFRYGRDAVKTRMYRSRRQMFEGWTKNLALLFPATLKLALLRAGEFLVFLTGVGVTVFSFYRYSLHLFLIGLAIGVPSALNFFLRIRRAHFGWINSILATAGLPMFVLLLLRSRNQYMQNDVVWKGRHYAPVPRAKTPPREEPVTAK, translated from the coding sequence ATGCTACTCACCATGGCCGCCAACTCACTTGGGGACAAGGAGCGACCAAAGCCGATCGTTTCGGTCATCGTGCCCGCACGAAACGAGGAAGTGTGTCTCGGCGAGTGCCTCACCTCGCTGCTCTACCAGCACGGCATTGATTTCGAGATCATCGTGGTGGACGACCACTCCACCGACAAAACCAGACAGATAGCCGAGTCGTACGTCGGAGTGCAGGTCATTCAAGCTGATCCTCTCCCCACTGGATGGACGGGGAAGAACAACGCCGCCCACTGTGGCGCGAAAGTCGCAAAGGGAGACTGGCTTCTATTTACCGATGCGGATACCGTCCACCGCCGTGGGTCCTTGCGGCACGCCGTGAGGGAAGCCGAGGAGCATGATGCCGACCTGCTCTCCTATTCGCCGAAGCAGGACGTGGTGACGTTCTGGGAACGCGCTCTGATGCCGGTCGTCTTCGCCGAACTTCGTAATCAATACCCGCCGGAGAAAGTTCGCGACCCCATGTCCCCCATCGTGGCCGCCAATGGGCAGTACCTGCTCATAAGTCGCGAGGCCTACAACGCCGTTGGAGGTCACGCCGGTGTTGCTGATCGTTTGCTGGAAGATGTGGAACTCGCGCGCAAGGTGAAGGAAGCCGGTGCGATCGTGCGCTTCCGTTACGGCCGCGATGCGGTAAAGACCCGGATGTATCGCAGCCGTCGGCAGATGTTTGAAGGGTGGACGAAGAATCTTGCTTTATTGTTTCCCGCCACGCTCAAGCTTGCGTTGCTTCGGGCCGGTGAATTTCTCGTTTTCCTGACGGGAGTCGGTGTCACGGTCTTCAGCTTCTACCGTTACTCGCTACACCTCTTCCTCATCGGCCTTGCTATCGGAGTGCCTTCGGCATTGAACTTCTTCCTTCGGATTCGTCGGGCGCACTTCGGTTGGATCAATTCCATCCTGGCAACCGCCGGGCTGCCCATGTTTGTGTTACTTTTGCTGCGGTCGCGGAATCAGTACATGCAGAACGATGTAGTCTGGAAGGGACGCCATTACGCTCCCGTGCCGCGGGCCAAAACCCCGCCACGTGAAGAGCCTGTCACTGCGAAATGA
- the folE gene encoding GTP cyclohydrolase I FolE: protein MSKNIVEPVALTDASFSELVHEMIARLGEDPSREGLRRTPERVEKAYQHLTKGYGEDPEHLLKSALFTVNYDEMVIVKDIEMFSLCEHHMLPFFGKVHVAYIPNGKVIGLSKLPRLVEIFARRLQVQERLTTQIAETLMKVVQPQGVGVVVEARHLCMMMRGIEKQHSATVTSAMFGCFRDEKETREEFLSLIRNRIGNGS from the coding sequence ATGTCCAAGAATATCGTTGAACCTGTGGCGCTGACCGACGCCTCCTTCTCAGAACTCGTACATGAAATGATTGCCCGCCTGGGCGAAGATCCCTCGCGGGAAGGGCTGCGCCGGACTCCCGAACGAGTCGAGAAGGCGTACCAGCACCTTACCAAAGGGTATGGCGAAGATCCTGAGCACCTCTTGAAGAGCGCCCTGTTCACCGTAAATTACGACGAAATGGTGATCGTGAAGGACATCGAGATGTTCTCATTGTGCGAACACCATATGTTGCCGTTCTTCGGCAAAGTGCACGTGGCGTACATCCCGAACGGGAAGGTGATCGGCCTCAGCAAATTGCCACGCCTGGTTGAAATCTTCGCCCGCCGCCTGCAGGTTCAGGAGCGTTTGACGACGCAGATCGCAGAAACCCTGATGAAAGTCGTCCAACCGCAGGGAGTTGGAGTAGTGGTTGAAGCGCGCCATCTCTGCATGATGATGCGGGGAATCGAAAAACAGCACTCTGCAACCGTTACTTCCGCGATGTTCGGCTGCTTCCGCGATGAGAAAGAGACTCGGGAAGAGTTCTTGTCGCTCATTCGAAACCGTATTGGCAATGGCAGCTAG